The following proteins are co-located in the Hydrogenophaga sp. RAC07 genome:
- the queC gene encoding 7-cyano-7-deazaguanine synthase QueC, protein MTAATPHNTPHHTSALVLFSGGQDSTTCLAHALERFPRVETLGFDYGQRHSVEMTARPVVLRELRERFPQWADRLGEDHVLDLAVLGKVSETSLTRDMAFRMEENGLPNTFVPGRNLLFLTLAAALAYRRGIQVIVTGVCETDFSGYPDCRDDTMKALQVALSLGMDHRFLIDTPLMWIDKAATWRLAETLGGKTLVDLIVEHTHTCYLGDREHRHAWGYGCGTCPACELRARGWMGYVGEASSL, encoded by the coding sequence ATGACCGCAGCCACCCCCCACAACACCCCCCACCACACCAGCGCCCTCGTGCTGTTTTCCGGCGGGCAAGACTCCACCACCTGCCTCGCCCACGCCTTGGAGCGTTTCCCGCGCGTGGAAACCCTGGGCTTCGACTACGGCCAGCGCCACAGCGTGGAAATGACGGCCCGCCCCGTGGTGCTGCGCGAACTGCGCGAGCGCTTCCCGCAGTGGGCCGACCGCCTGGGCGAAGACCATGTGCTCGACCTCGCCGTGCTTGGCAAGGTCAGCGAAACATCGCTCACGCGCGACATGGCCTTTCGCATGGAAGAGAACGGCCTGCCCAACACCTTCGTGCCCGGCCGCAACCTGCTGTTCCTCACGCTCGCCGCCGCCCTCGCTTACCGCCGTGGCATCCAGGTCATCGTCACCGGCGTCTGCGAGACCGACTTTTCGGGCTACCCCGACTGCCGCGACGACACCATGAAAGCGCTGCAAGTCGCGCTGTCCCTCGGCATGGACCACCGCTTCCTCATCGACACCCCGCTCATGTGGATCGACAAAGCCGCCACCTGGCGCCTGGCCGAAACCCTGGGCGGCAAAACGCTGGTGGATTTGATCGTGGAACACACCCACACCTGCTACCTCGGCGACCGCGAGCACCGGCATGCGTGGGGGTACGGGTGCGGGACCTGCCCGGCTTGCGAGTTGCGGGCGCGGGGGTGGATGGGCTACGTGGGCGAAGCCAGCAGCTTGTAG
- a CDS encoding HDOD domain-containing protein, with protein sequence MLSHTVLDSLALGYEPVWNRERQLAAVRLCVHPIHAAAVDAAHLMQALGDDWPESAPVLIISIDSPRLLQQALACAPVHNTWLEVPAAPFEVPESLAGLSVANRRGHRLVRRTDLAALRQGKPPGFDVRNLLQLSPQEAADILQAQSTPGLHQRSQGLPPAQLFHGVQTQTLARHLLDDAGAWGLLGWPDADVLFAHRHQPISCDPRVIRQILQAIDDDCSLERLERLVRQDPVLVYRILLLVNSAAYGGRHEIGSLRHALMMLGFRELGRWLFEQAPGSETDNDLQPVRAAMVMRARLAQHLLATGSEDNLRLEVYTTALFAHLDKLLHAPLSELLHKLPLSGRLYDAVLRHDGPYHPLLDVARAQGEPAQLHRLNAVCDRNDVSLEQANRALIRMLATSRDHAGVRSERLV encoded by the coding sequence ATGTTGAGCCACACCGTTCTGGACAGTCTGGCGCTCGGCTACGAACCGGTGTGGAACCGCGAACGCCAGCTCGCCGCGGTGCGCCTGTGTGTGCACCCCATCCACGCCGCAGCGGTCGACGCTGCCCACCTCATGCAGGCGCTGGGCGACGACTGGCCCGAGAGCGCGCCGGTGCTCATCATCTCCATCGATTCGCCCCGGTTGCTGCAACAGGCGCTGGCCTGCGCGCCGGTGCACAACACCTGGCTCGAAGTGCCCGCCGCGCCGTTCGAAGTGCCCGAGAGCCTGGCCGGGCTGTCGGTGGCCAACCGGCGCGGGCACCGCCTCGTGCGACGCACCGATCTGGCCGCACTGCGACAAGGCAAGCCACCCGGTTTCGACGTGCGCAACCTGCTTCAGCTCAGCCCGCAAGAAGCGGCCGACATCCTGCAAGCCCAGTCCACCCCCGGCCTGCACCAGCGCAGCCAGGGCCTGCCGCCCGCGCAGCTCTTTCATGGCGTGCAGACCCAGACGCTGGCCCGCCACCTGCTCGACGATGCCGGTGCCTGGGGCCTGCTCGGCTGGCCCGATGCCGACGTCTTGTTCGCCCACCGCCACCAGCCCATCTCGTGCGACCCACGCGTGATCCGGCAGATCCTGCAGGCCATCGACGACGACTGTTCGCTCGAACGGCTGGAGCGCCTGGTGCGGCAAGACCCGGTGCTGGTCTACCGCATCCTGCTGCTGGTGAACTCGGCCGCGTACGGCGGCCGCCACGAAATCGGCTCGCTGCGCCACGCACTCATGATGCTGGGCTTTCGCGAACTCGGCCGCTGGCTGTTTGAACAGGCTCCCGGCAGCGAAACCGACAACGACCTGCAACCCGTGCGCGCGGCCATGGTCATGCGCGCGCGCCTTGCGCAGCACCTGCTGGCCACCGGCTCCGAAGACAACCTGCGGCTGGAGGTCTACACCACCGCGCTGTTTGCCCACCTCGACAAACTGCTGCACGCGCCCTTGAGCGAGCTGCTGCACAAGCTGCCGCTCTCGGGCCGTTTGTACGACGCGGTGCTGCGCCACGACGGGCCGTACCACCCGCTGCTGGACGTGGCGCGCGCCCAGGGCGAACCGGCCCAGTTGCACCGCCTGAACGCGGTGTGCGACCGCAACGACGTGAGCCTGGAACAGGCCAACCGCGCACTCATCCGCATGCTGGCCACCAGCCGCGATCACGCGGGTGTGCGCTCCGAGCGACTCGTTTAA
- a CDS encoding ABC transporter ATP-binding protein/permease, with protein sequence MTLSEKFQSFRAFAGKVGRLTVPYFQSEEKWKARALLAAIVALNLGSVYMLVLLNEWNRVFYDALQNKDAAVFWRELGRFTYLAFGFIIIAVYRFYLTQLLEMRWRAWMTGHYLDRWLSHKAFYHLELARFARGEDAPPDNPDQRIAEDMNLFTSYSVSLTMGLLNAAVTLVSFVGILWTLSGSFAFSFNGGEYTIPGFMVWMAVLYCALGSVITHYLGRSQIALNFKQQRYEADFRHHLVRVREYSESIALDRGEPVERRQLGGRFGDVIGNYLKLINAQKRLTWFTVGFGQAAVVFPFIVAAPRFFSGAIQLGELIQISSAFGRVQDSLSWFVDNYSSLAAWRATTDRITSFEESFQALEASEHVAAPLPNTDDTLAIDDLQLALPGGVALLAVHGLRVSPGDTVLVKGPSGSGKSTLFRGLAGIWPWAQRSLRTPAGFANQVMFLPQRPYFPLGSLRDALAYPEPAGRYSDDELQHALREALLPDLSTRLDEHDAWGQKLSGGEQQRLAIARAMLKKPRWLFVDEATSALDEAAEATLYARLQALVKESNGALVSIAHRPGVAAFHRTQWSFTPDSTGDARYKLLASPT encoded by the coding sequence ATGACCCTGAGCGAAAAATTCCAGAGCTTCCGCGCGTTCGCGGGCAAGGTGGGCCGCCTCACCGTGCCCTACTTCCAGTCGGAAGAAAAGTGGAAAGCACGAGCGCTGCTGGCCGCCATCGTGGCGCTCAACCTGGGCTCGGTCTACATGCTGGTGCTGCTCAACGAGTGGAACCGCGTGTTCTACGACGCGCTGCAGAACAAGGACGCTGCGGTGTTCTGGCGCGAGCTCGGTCGCTTCACGTATCTGGCCTTCGGCTTCATCATCATCGCGGTCTACCGCTTCTACCTCACACAGTTGCTCGAAATGCGCTGGCGCGCCTGGATGACCGGCCACTACCTCGACCGCTGGCTCTCCCACAAGGCCTTCTACCACCTCGAACTCGCGCGCTTCGCCCGCGGCGAGGACGCCCCGCCCGACAACCCGGACCAGCGCATCGCGGAAGACATGAACCTCTTCACCAGCTACTCGGTGAGCCTGACCATGGGCCTGCTCAATGCCGCGGTCACGCTGGTGAGTTTTGTCGGCATCTTGTGGACGCTCTCGGGCAGCTTTGCCTTCTCGTTCAATGGTGGCGAATACACCATCCCCGGCTTCATGGTGTGGATGGCGGTGCTCTACTGCGCGCTCGGCAGCGTGATCACGCACTACCTGGGCCGCTCGCAGATCGCGCTGAACTTCAAGCAGCAGCGCTATGAAGCCGACTTCCGCCACCACCTGGTGCGCGTGCGCGAGTACAGCGAATCGATCGCGCTCGACCGGGGTGAACCGGTGGAGCGCCGGCAGCTCGGCGGACGCTTCGGCGACGTCATCGGCAACTACCTCAAGCTCATCAACGCGCAGAAACGCCTGACCTGGTTCACCGTGGGCTTCGGGCAGGCCGCCGTGGTGTTCCCGTTCATCGTGGCAGCGCCGCGCTTCTTCAGTGGCGCGATCCAGCTCGGTGAATTGATCCAGATCTCCTCGGCCTTTGGCCGCGTGCAGGACTCGCTCTCGTGGTTCGTCGACAACTACAGCAGCCTGGCCGCCTGGCGCGCCACCACCGACCGCATCACCAGCTTTGAAGAAAGTTTCCAGGCGCTGGAAGCCTCCGAACACGTCGCCGCCCCGCTGCCCAACACCGACGACACGCTCGCCATCGACGACCTTCAACTCGCCTTGCCCGGCGGCGTGGCGCTGCTGGCGGTGCACGGCCTGCGGGTGTCACCTGGCGACACGGTGCTGGTCAAAGGCCCGTCGGGCAGCGGCAAGTCCACGCTGTTCCGCGGCCTCGCCGGCATCTGGCCCTGGGCCCAGCGCAGCCTGCGCACGCCCGCGGGCTTTGCGAACCAGGTGATGTTTTTGCCGCAGCGCCCCTACTTCCCGTTGGGCTCGCTGCGCGATGCCCTGGCCTACCCCGAACCCGCCGGGCGCTACAGCGACGACGAGCTGCAACACGCCCTGCGCGAGGCGCTGCTGCCCGACCTGTCCACGCGGCTGGACGAACACGACGCCTGGGGCCAGAAGCTCTCGGGAGGCGAACAACAACGCCTGGCCATCGCCCGCGCGATGCTCAAGAAACCGCGCTGGCTGTTTGTGGACGAAGCCACGAGCGCGCTGGACGAGGCGGCCGAAGCCACGCTGTACGCGCGGCTGCAGGCGCTGGTGAAAGAGAGCAACGGCGCGCTGGTGTCCATCGCGCACCGGCCGGGCGTGGCGGCGTTTCACCGCACGCAGTGGTCGTTCACGCCTGATTCGACGGGGGACGCGCGCTACAAGCTGCTGGCTTCGCCCACGTAG
- the gspE gene encoding type II secretion system ATPase GspE, whose amino-acid sequence MKYPLPYAFAREHLWLIEDDGATQTLLGSSTPAADTAAQTRRLSALSEILRCHPVQGLHWEDGDSLKQRISVAYSQGESSAAAVVSEVQGDADLSRMMQELPAIEDLLETADDAPIIRMLNALLTQAARDGASDIHIEPFERTSSVRFRVDGTLREVVQPNRALHAALISRLKIMAELDISEKRLPQDGRISLRIGTRAVDVRVSTLPSAHGERAVLRLLDKSESKLSLESVGMQGDVLARFRKLIGQPHGIILVTGPTGSGKTTTLYAGLQRLDASTQNIMTVEDPIEYELPGVGQTQVNARIDLTFAKALRAILRQDPDVIMIGEIRDFETAQIAIQASLTGHLVLATLHTNDAPSAVTRLTDMGVEPFLLSSSLLGVLAQRLVRKLCVHCRRQDDKGLWHPVGCEHCNHSGYKGRTGIYELMVADDKIRALIHNRAAESKIFVAAEAAGLQSMRADGQRLIDAGITSPEEVMSVTRD is encoded by the coding sequence GTGAAGTACCCGTTGCCCTACGCCTTCGCGCGCGAACACCTCTGGCTGATCGAGGACGACGGCGCCACCCAGACCCTGCTGGGCAGCAGCACGCCCGCGGCCGACACCGCCGCCCAGACGCGCCGCCTTTCGGCCCTGTCCGAGATCCTGCGTTGCCACCCGGTGCAGGGCCTGCACTGGGAAGACGGCGACAGCCTGAAGCAGCGCATCAGCGTGGCCTATTCGCAAGGCGAGTCGAGTGCCGCGGCCGTGGTGAGCGAAGTGCAGGGCGACGCCGACCTGAGCCGCATGATGCAGGAGCTGCCCGCCATTGAAGACCTGCTGGAAACGGCCGACGACGCGCCCATCATCCGCATGCTCAACGCCCTGCTCACGCAGGCCGCGCGCGACGGCGCCAGCGACATCCACATCGAACCGTTTGAACGCACCTCCAGCGTGCGCTTCCGGGTGGACGGCACGCTGCGAGAGGTGGTGCAACCCAACCGCGCGCTGCACGCCGCGCTCATCTCGCGCCTGAAGATCATGGCCGAGCTCGACATTTCAGAAAAACGCCTGCCGCAGGACGGCCGCATCTCGCTGCGCATCGGCACCCGCGCGGTGGACGTGCGCGTGTCCACGCTGCCCAGCGCGCACGGCGAGCGCGCGGTGCTGCGTCTGCTCGACAAGAGCGAGAGCAAGCTGAGCCTTGAATCGGTGGGCATGCAGGGCGATGTGCTGGCGCGGTTCCGCAAGCTCATCGGCCAGCCGCACGGCATCATCCTGGTGACCGGACCCACCGGCTCGGGCAAGACCACCACGCTCTACGCGGGCCTGCAGCGGCTGGACGCCAGCACGCAGAACATCATGACGGTGGAGGACCCGATCGAATACGAGCTGCCGGGCGTGGGCCAGACGCAGGTGAACGCGCGCATCGACCTCACGTTTGCCAAGGCGCTGCGCGCCATCCTGCGGCAAGACCCCGACGTGATCATGATCGGCGAGATCCGCGATTTTGAAACCGCGCAGATCGCGATCCAGGCCTCGCTCACCGGCCACCTGGTACTGGCCACGCTGCACACCAACGACGCACCCAGCGCCGTGACCCGCCTCACCGACATGGGCGTCGAGCCCTTTCTGCTCAGTTCGTCGCTGCTGGGTGTGCTGGCGCAGCGGCTGGTGCGCAAGCTCTGCGTGCACTGCCGCCGCCAGGACGACAAGGGCCTGTGGCATCCGGTGGGCTGCGAACACTGCAACCACAGCGGCTACAAGGGCCGCACCGGCATCTACGAGCTCATGGTGGCCGACGACAAGATCCGTGCGCTGATCCACAACCGCGCCGCCGAAAGCAAGATCTTCGTGGCCGCCGAGGCCGCGGGTCTGCAATCGATGCGGGCCGATGGGCAACGCCTGATCGATGCGGGGATCACGTCGCCCGAAGAGGTCATGTCGGTCACGCGCGACTAA
- the flgL gene encoding flagellar hook-associated protein FlgL produces MRISTANSYDNTVSLLARRQAELAAQQEKIATGKRVQKASDDPVAATLAETAQNRLSRTQADLRVLDNARSSLQQAESGLAESGELIQKVRDLLVSAGNATFGPSEREDIARQLEGLREQMIGVANLKDNAGRTLFGGLGGSATPFVDLYDPSGNGVQFNGQRGQAAAGNTSLPQALDGDAIWMRVPQGNGSFTLSLDAGNTGSVSTSVGEVSDPTALTGDDYRIDFAQVAGVMQYTVTNVTTPAANPMPGQTGVPYTNGMTIEFDGQSLQMNGQPAAGDQVDLVPSTNTDIFSVVEDAIAALRYTGANNSAHRTQELARTITELDAGHDRVLLARGRAGEWLNRGDSLDALMEDRSVDLKTEKSRLEDLDMVQGISDFQTQQLGLEAALKSYAQVQRLSLFQVIN; encoded by the coding sequence ATGCGAATCTCCACCGCCAACAGCTACGACAACACCGTGAGCCTGCTCGCGCGCCGCCAGGCCGAGCTGGCCGCACAGCAGGAAAAAATCGCCACCGGCAAGCGCGTGCAAAAGGCCAGCGACGACCCGGTGGCCGCCACGCTGGCCGAAACCGCGCAGAACCGGCTGTCGCGCACGCAAGCCGACCTGCGCGTGCTGGACAACGCGCGCAGCAGCCTGCAGCAGGCCGAAAGCGGCCTGGCCGAATCGGGCGAACTCATCCAGAAGGTGCGCGACCTGCTGGTGAGCGCGGGCAACGCCACGTTTGGTCCGAGCGAGCGCGAAGACATCGCGCGCCAGCTCGAAGGCCTGCGCGAACAAATGATTGGCGTGGCCAACCTCAAGGACAACGCCGGGCGCACGCTGTTTGGTGGTCTGGGTGGTTCGGCCACCCCGTTTGTGGACCTCTACGACCCCAGCGGCAACGGCGTGCAGTTCAACGGCCAGCGTGGTCAGGCCGCGGCGGGCAACACCTCGCTGCCGCAGGCGCTGGACGGCGACGCCATCTGGATGCGCGTGCCCCAGGGCAACGGCAGCTTCACGCTCAGCCTGGACGCCGGCAACACCGGCAGCGTGAGCACCAGCGTGGGTGAGGTCAGCGACCCGACCGCGCTCACCGGTGACGACTACCGCATCGACTTTGCCCAGGTGGCCGGGGTCATGCAGTACACCGTGACCAACGTCACCACGCCCGCCGCCAACCCCATGCCCGGCCAGACCGGCGTGCCCTACACCAACGGCATGACCATCGAATTCGATGGCCAGTCGCTGCAGATGAATGGCCAACCCGCCGCGGGCGACCAGGTCGACCTGGTGCCCAGCACCAACACCGACATCTTCAGCGTGGTGGAAGACGCCATCGCCGCCCTGCGCTACACCGGTGCCAACAACAGCGCCCACCGCACCCAGGAACTCGCGCGCACCATCACCGAGCTCGACGCCGGGCACGACCGCGTGTTGCTGGCCCGCGGTCGCGCCGGCGAATGGCTCAACCGCGGTGACTCGCTCGACGCCCTGATGGAAGACCGCAGCGTCGACCTCAAGACGGAAAAATCCCGCCTGGAAGATCTGGACATGGTCCAGGGCATTTCCGATTTCCAGACCCAGCAGCTCGGCCTGGAGGCCGCGCTCAAGTCGTACGCGCAGGTGCAGCGCCTGTCGCTGTTCCAGGTGATCAATTGA
- the gspF gene encoding type II secretion system inner membrane protein GspF codes for MPAYTFEALDAQGATQKGLIDADTARSARSLLRARALVPLLVEPATGGGTNVQGSGLNITLWGGRVFSATTLAVWTRQIAGLVAAGLPLERALSALTEEAEDDKQRNLMASLRSEVNAGSPFAQALAQHPREFSSIYTSVIAAGEQSGQLGTVLERLADDLEAREALKNKLVAASLYPAIVTLVAIVIVVFLVSYVVPQVASVFAGSKRALPLLTVMMLGLSDFVRSYGWLMLGALVAGSFALVVARRNEPLRLRMDAAWLRLPLVGRLARGFNAARFAATLAMLAAAGVPILRALQTAAETLNNQAMRADALDALVLVREGAPLASALASKKRFPPLVSMFARLGEQTGQLPAMLDRAAEQLGAEVQRRAMHMATILEPLLIVGMGLVVMLIVLAVLMPIIQLNQLVT; via the coding sequence ATGCCCGCCTACACCTTCGAAGCCCTCGACGCCCAGGGCGCCACCCAAAAAGGCCTGATCGACGCCGACACCGCACGCTCCGCGCGCAGCCTGCTGCGCGCCCGTGCGCTGGTGCCGCTGCTGGTGGAGCCGGCCACGGGGGGTGGCACCAACGTGCAGGGCAGCGGGCTCAACATCACGCTGTGGGGCGGTCGCGTTTTCAGCGCCACCACGCTCGCGGTGTGGACGCGGCAGATCGCCGGTCTGGTCGCCGCCGGCCTGCCGCTGGAGCGCGCGCTCTCGGCCCTGACCGAAGAGGCCGAAGACGACAAACAGCGCAACCTCATGGCCTCGCTGCGCTCCGAGGTCAACGCGGGTTCACCCTTTGCCCAGGCGCTGGCGCAGCACCCACGCGAGTTCTCGTCCATCTACACCTCGGTGATCGCGGCCGGTGAGCAAAGCGGCCAGCTGGGCACGGTGCTGGAGCGCCTGGCCGACGACCTGGAAGCACGCGAGGCGCTCAAGAACAAGCTGGTCGCCGCCTCGCTCTACCCCGCCATCGTCACCCTGGTGGCCATCGTGATCGTGGTGTTTCTGGTGTCATACGTGGTGCCGCAGGTCGCCAGCGTGTTCGCCGGCAGCAAGCGCGCCCTGCCCCTGCTCACCGTGATGATGCTGGGCCTGAGCGACTTCGTGCGCAGCTACGGCTGGCTGATGCTGGGCGCGCTGGTGGCCGGCAGCTTTGCTTTGGTGGTGGCGCGGCGCAACGAGCCGCTGCGCCTGCGCATGGACGCCGCGTGGCTGCGCCTGCCCTTGGTGGGGCGCCTGGCGCGAGGCTTCAACGCAGCGCGTTTTGCCGCCACGCTGGCCATGCTCGCGGCCGCTGGTGTGCCCATCCTTCGGGCGCTGCAAACCGCCGCTGAAACCCTGAACAACCAGGCCATGCGCGCCGATGCGCTGGATGCGCTGGTGCTGGTGCGCGAAGGCGCGCCGCTGGCGTCTGCACTGGCGAGCAAGAAACGATTTCCGCCGCTGGTGTCGATGTTCGCGCGCTTGGGTGAACAGACCGGCCAGCTGCCCGCCATGCTCGACCGCGCCGCCGAACAGCTGGGCGCCGAAGTGCAGCGCCGCGCCATGCACATGGCCACCATCCTGGAGCCGCTGCTGATCGTGGGCATGGGTCTGGTGGTGATGCTGATCGTGCTGGCGGTGCTGATGCCGATCATCCAACTCAACCAACTGGTGACTTGA
- a CDS encoding 5'-nucleotidase, with translation MGVTLEGKLVVAISSRALFDFEEENRLFETGDDRVYMKLQLERLDTPAQPGVAFSLVHKLLAFNDADAQRVEVVILSRNDPVSGMRVFRSAKHYGLPIQRGSFTRGQPPWRYLRPLRANLFLSTHLADVRAALDAGVPAAQVYPHSVHASDAHPHEVRIAFDGDAVLFSDEAERVYQAQGLSAFQEHEASKAGLPLAGGPFKPLLEALHRLQSEGTPLMRVRTALVTARSAPAHERAIRTLMNWNIEVDEAMFLGGLPKGEFLREFEPDFFFDDQTGHIESASLHVPAGHVASGISNP, from the coding sequence ATGGGTGTGACCCTGGAGGGCAAGCTCGTCGTTGCCATCTCTTCCCGCGCGCTGTTCGATTTTGAAGAAGAGAACCGGCTGTTCGAAACCGGAGACGACCGCGTCTACATGAAGCTGCAGCTGGAGCGGCTGGACACCCCCGCGCAGCCCGGCGTGGCGTTTTCGCTGGTGCACAAGCTGCTCGCGTTCAACGACGCCGATGCCCAGCGCGTGGAGGTGGTGATCCTTTCGCGCAACGACCCGGTCTCGGGCATGCGCGTGTTCCGCTCGGCCAAACACTACGGACTGCCCATCCAGCGCGGCAGCTTCACGCGTGGCCAGCCGCCCTGGCGCTATTTGCGCCCGCTGCGCGCCAACCTCTTCCTCTCCACCCACCTGGCCGACGTGCGCGCCGCGCTCGACGCCGGCGTGCCCGCCGCGCAGGTGTACCCCCACTCGGTGCACGCCAGCGACGCACATCCGCACGAAGTGCGCATCGCGTTTGACGGCGACGCCGTGCTGTTCTCCGACGAGGCCGAGCGCGTTTATCAGGCGCAAGGCCTCTCGGCCTTTCAGGAACACGAAGCGAGCAAGGCCGGTCTGCCGCTGGCCGGCGGCCCGTTCAAGCCCCTGCTCGAAGCCCTGCACCGCCTGCAGAGCGAAGGCACGCCGCTCATGCGCGTGCGCACCGCGCTGGTCACGGCGCGCAGCGCACCGGCGCACGAGCGCGCCATCCGCACGCTGATGAACTGGAACATCGAGGTCGATGAAGCCATGTTCCTCGGCGGCCTGCCCAAGGGCGAATTCCTGCGCGAGTTCGAGCCCGACTTTTTCTTTGACGACCAGACCGGGCACATCGAATCGGCGTCGCTGCATGTGCCTGCGGGCCATGTCGCCAGCGGCATCTCCAACCCCTGA
- the flgK gene encoding flagellar hook-associated protein FlgK — protein MSALNIGARALNANLAALQVIGNNIANVNTPGYSRQNVLQQTSGYQQMGNGFFGKGMEIATVERSHNAYLTREAQMAGSVAAADALRYSRLQALEGAFPLGTTGLGAALNDTLNAWADVSSSPGNLTARVVVIAKGEEFAGRLRNTASQLDALALSTQQQVKGSVDVVNGLAQDLAKVNQKIIESAGSSHTPNDLYDQRDALLGELSKHIQTSPVANKDGSVSVFVAGSQPLVLGQSANRLAVNPDPADNSRIALSFVQGGVATPLSEATLGGGELSGLMTFLTKDLTAVQNQLGRLALASATTVNNQHALGVDLQGNPGQDFFIPPAAALGKTNPANTGTAQVSASVNDPAALMASDYEMRFSAGSVSVVRLSDGDSTSFAVPPTAFNKDGLTFNIDSGAGAPGDRILIRPFEAAARNLQVAIGSPDRLAAASPVMVTPGVSNSGGLSVESLYAVSPSANLTDPVSITFQADGTYVATGLGPGNPPPDNVGPPASYNFKPGEAIVLNGWSLTLRGSPGAGDTFNIDPAPPGSIAQNAGNASAVLALRDRPTFEGVALADGYVSLFSDVGTRVQGAKFATEFSGQIATAAETARSNVSGVNLDEEAARLLQYQQAYQASAKFLQIAQSTFDSLLATVGR, from the coding sequence ATGTCAGCACTCAACATCGGCGCCCGCGCCCTCAACGCCAACCTGGCGGCCCTGCAGGTCATCGGCAACAACATTGCCAACGTCAACACGCCCGGCTACTCGCGCCAGAACGTGCTGCAGCAGACCTCGGGCTACCAGCAGATGGGCAACGGCTTCTTCGGCAAGGGCATGGAGATTGCCACCGTCGAACGCTCGCACAACGCCTACCTCACGCGCGAAGCGCAGATGGCCGGCTCCGTGGCCGCGGCCGACGCGCTGCGTTACTCGCGCCTGCAGGCGCTGGAAGGTGCGTTTCCTTTGGGCACCACCGGCCTGGGCGCTGCGCTCAACGACACCCTCAACGCCTGGGCCGACGTGTCCTCCTCGCCCGGCAACCTCACCGCACGCGTGGTGGTGATCGCCAAGGGCGAAGAATTCGCTGGACGCCTGCGCAACACGGCCAGCCAGCTCGATGCGCTTGCACTCAGCACGCAGCAGCAGGTGAAGGGCTCGGTCGACGTGGTCAACGGCCTGGCACAAGACCTGGCCAAGGTGAACCAGAAGATCATCGAATCGGCCGGCAGCTCGCACACGCCCAACGACCTGTACGACCAGCGCGATGCGCTGCTGGGCGAACTCAGCAAACACATCCAGACCAGCCCGGTGGCCAACAAGGACGGCTCGGTGAGCGTGTTCGTGGCCGGCAGCCAGCCGCTGGTGCTGGGTCAAAGTGCCAACCGCCTGGCCGTGAACCCCGACCCGGCCGACAACTCGCGCATCGCCTTGTCGTTTGTGCAGGGTGGAGTGGCCACGCCCTTGTCGGAAGCCACACTGGGTGGCGGAGAGCTGTCGGGTCTGATGACCTTTCTGACCAAGGACCTCACCGCGGTGCAGAACCAGCTGGGCCGCCTGGCGCTGGCCTCGGCCACCACGGTGAACAACCAGCACGCGCTCGGTGTGGACCTGCAAGGCAACCCGGGCCAGGACTTCTTCATCCCGCCCGCGGCCGCGCTGGGCAAGACCAACCCGGCCAACACCGGTACCGCGCAGGTGAGCGCCAGCGTGAACGACCCGGCTGCCTTGATGGCATCGGACTACGAGATGCGTTTCTCCGCCGGCAGCGTGAGCGTGGTGCGCTTGTCCGACGGCGACAGCACGTCGTTTGCCGTGCCGCCCACCGCCTTCAACAAAGACGGCCTGACCTTCAACATCGATTCCGGCGCCGGCGCCCCGGGCGACCGCATCCTGATCCGGCCGTTTGAAGCCGCCGCACGCAACCTGCAGGTGGCCATCGGCTCACCCGACCGCCTGGCCGCGGCCAGCCCGGTGATGGTGACACCCGGCGTGAGCAACAGCGGTGGCCTGAGCGTGGAGAGCCTGTACGCGGTGTCCCCGTCGGCCAACCTCACCGACCCGGTGTCCATCACCTTCCAGGCCGACGGCACCTATGTGGCCACCGGCCTGGGTCCCGGCAACCCGCCGCCTGACAACGTGGGTCCGCCCGCCAGTTACAACTTCAAGCCCGGTGAGGCCATCGTGCTCAACGGCTGGAGCCTGACCTTGCGTGGCAGCCCCGGCGCGGGCGACACCTTCAACATCGACCCCGCGCCCCCGGGCTCCATCGCACAGAACGCCGGCAACGCCAGCGCCGTGCTGGCGCTGCGCGACCGTCCCACCTTTGAAGGCGTGGCCCTGGCCGACGGTTATGTGAGTCTGTTCTCCGACGTGGGCACCCGCGTGCAGGGCGCGAAGTTCGCCACCGAGTTTTCGGGCCAGATCGCCACCGCAGCCGAGACCGCACGCTCCAACGTGTCGGGCGTGAACCTGGACGAAGAGGCCGCGCGCCTGCTGCAGTACCAGCAGGCCTACCAGGCCTCGGCCAAGTTTCTGCAGATTGCCCAAAGCACTTTCGACAGCCTGCTGGCAACCGTGGGCCGCTGA